The sequence below is a genomic window from Mytilus edulis chromosome 2, xbMytEdul2.2, whole genome shotgun sequence.
tgaaaatctatatagaaaaaaacGAAATAGCTATCCATAcgtataatttttaaagaataataatgatTCAAAACATGGACACATGTACCTCAGTCTTCCAAACATTCATAAAATTcatttagaaataattaatgagGCATTGCGAACTGGTCAACTAATATGATACAATGTACATTAATTAATGTTCCTTACGACCGATCATCAATAGGTGTTACTCTCCCACGGGATGGATTGAGATTGAGAAATTATTTGACCTAATATTATTATTGAATGCGGCATAACTTTAGAATTGAATTCTAGATACAACggatttcattaataaaatagaGTTACACACAAGATAATAAGGGAATGCTTTCTTATTGCCTATGATGTAACGTAAATGTACTCAAATATGATCATGGTAATTTAAAAGAAACGGTTATCAATGCAGTAGAATTAATTGATGCACAAGAATATCCTTCAAAGATTCCCAACAAAAAAGGTTTAACTgcatttgttaaattatttgtaagaaACAATGAATTTGGGTTTAATGGACAGTTATACAAACAAGTTATAAGAGCGCCCATGGGTGGTATATTTTCACCACTATGCACATATATGCATCAAAttaatggcatttttttttatgccaaACAACGATAATAAGCACAAAAAAAACCAGGCTCCTGATTTCGGACAGGTACattaagtatacatgtataagcagcAAATAAAATGTACTTGCTGGATCCAAACCCATTTCTTATGTGGAACAGGGTTTTACGGCATGCACAAACAAATGATAAGTAAGTTGCTTTTGTCTTATTGGTAGGAATAAACATTCCATATTCTATGAAGCAAAATAATCCGTACTTtaacgtttaatcccgctacaaatgtttgcacctgtccttagtcaggaatctgatgtacagtagttgtcgtctgtttatgtagttcatacgcgtttcttgtttctcgtttttatatagaccgttagttttcccattagaatggttttatactagtgttttttggggccctttatagcttgctgttcggtgtgagtcaaggctctgtATTAaatgccgtaccttgacctataatgatttacttttataaatcatttcttggatggagagttgtctcattggcactcataccacatctttctatatctatctaatatgggtttttttcacagaaaagtaaaaaaatggcTGTTGGACTTCGGTGAAATATTACCTATACCAATAAGAACCCTAGAAGTGTCATCCATTGGTAGTATTTTGACCTTTCACGTTGGTACaaattaatatagaaataaaaatattaaatatctcCTCATGCATTTTATATTTAACACCACTCTCAACATACCTAAATTTGTCCTGatttacaataaaaagaaaatattatcctCCACACAGATGATAATGAAAACACTGAGGTATAATTTACAATTCAGTTGAAATAagatttgcataaaaaaaaagttctaaggttcacgtattgacttttttttctaataaagcAACTTGTTTTTCTGTTCAGAAGGACAAGTTCACCCCAATTCCTTAGTACAATGACAATGTACCACATacgtttcataagttttccccGCAAATATCTTGAAATGTTATTGCTGATGAAACACCCTACTAATAATGAAAAGTGAGTCTTTTGGAAATAATGTCAAACATGTTGAAACTGTGACCATTTaaactataattttgatattagtCCAAGGTTGAAGTATGGTCAAAATTCACTAGTAGAAAACATATTTGATTCTTGGCTATCTAGTAGGACTTATTGGGTTAGGTATATAAGTATAACCGTAATACAAAAGAATTGACAATAAAGGAGTATTTAAACCAAGATTAATAAGGGTTCCATTATGAGGTACGACAGACACTTAATATACGTGTTAAAAGAACCAGCAACAATATCAATGTAACCAAACGACATCTAGAAAGTAACAGACAGTCTTTTCGTACGAGTtgtgtttacatttgtcatttcggggcttttataGTCGACTATGCAATAGCGGTTTTACTCATTGTTCgaagctgtacggtgacctatagttgttaatgtctgtgtcatttattatgactgtcttgtgaagagttgtctcattggcaatcataccacttcttattatttatatattagacAGGAGTAATACATATATACTTTAACATACATACCCGGCCTTGTCagacacatatatatttattgtcCGTATGAggacttctgttgcctttatttccttCATATCATAACTGGTACTGGTAAGACAGCTAGATGTGTCAGAGATAATATATAGCAGAGTTACTGCATTTGGAAATTATCGCTCAAAAACTTTATAGCAAAACTTATAGAAAAAtccatttcattgcatataatatgaaataattgccactggacgttaaacaaacAACACTTAATCGATCATCACCTACAAGAAAACTGATCTGACCCGGAAGTACGACATATTCTCCTTTTTACATGTTATTGAGTTTTTAGGCAAAAGTTTCCAAAAATAACCAGTTCGCTTAAAGTGTCATACATTGTTTAAAAAACCAATGAATACGATCAGAATGATACATTTTGTGTTGtctttataaatacatgtaacattTTTCTCAGGTATGTGTGAATTTTCGAACACTGCATTATGTGCACATTCTCCAGGTGATTATTTGGAAACTGTTATGCAATGGTGAATGTTCCTTTGTACTGCCGATGGTATTTACGAAGAAATTCATGTAGAGGTTCAGTGGGTGTTCCTTTGTACTGCTGTCTGCCGATAGGATTTTTGGAGATAATCAGTTTATAGGTTCAGTGTGGAACTGTGTTGACGAAGGATAACAAGTCGTAAGGGACAGTTCTCCTATTGGCCTGTTTGGATCTCTTGATCGTATATTGTCAGAAGTTGATTATTTTGCAGTTTTGTATAATTATGTAAACTCGAATTTTGATAATAATATAATTTGAACTTAAATGAATGTTCTTACAatgcttacatatatatatatatactcgtctaaacatcaacccaacaatgttagatctgtaaatttgctttcgcaattttttttgttcttccctcgccgggattcgaacccatgctactgcgatatcgtgacaccaaatcgcctgcactgcagccgtctcgctagaccacacgaccacctgggctcttaaaaatatattattttatttgatcaattttatttggcaatcgccaatggcagtcagcagggttaaagaacatcagttgttcaacctgttagtcaaatgcgttttgtttaaatatactttttcgcttttttggtcttttagaaaatgttgtttgtgctgtatttagacccttctacaacgaaatttgctttacatgcacacgtataaaaattatccaacgcaatcataggtttgaacgtagttttcaatttagacttgtttatattttttcgtttgggcttgtatcatattttccctccggtttatatgatccgttcatcctatattgactcttaaaattcaagagtctatcttaaattgagggtaaattatatggccttccaaataccgtttcgatccctaacatcactgaagagacatatattgtcgaaatctagatctgctgtacaaaaaaaatattgacaccttatgtttgtggcataacatctggGCCACaagttcattgttttctgtttagtattaaatttatattaagatccattttataacatctcgtgatcaattttatttggcaatcgccaatggcagtcagcagggtttaagaacatcaattgttcaacctgttagtcaaatgcgttttgtttaaatatacttttacactttttttggtctttttaaaaatgttgtttgtgttgtatttagacccttctacaacgaaatttgttttacatgcacgcGTATAtgaattgcggtttttatccaacgcaatcataggtttgaacgtagttttcaatttagactcgtatatataatatatagcatGTTGTTTCCAAAAATGAATGTGTGCACaattattgtaaataatttaaactaAACAAACCTTAATGTCaggaaaaaaatgaaacttaCACAACAGATTAAAAATGTTCAGCTTCAGAATTAGATAGATTGGTTTTTTCAAGGTCATGAATGCATGCGTGGGTCATGGACCAACTTTTTAATAAACACAAATTATTGTTGGGTTTTTTCTGACAATTCAAACAAGTCAAGTAGTCAGTGAGAATAAAGTCAAGTAGCCAGTGAGAATAAAGTCAAGTAGTCAATGAGAATAGATACTTATTTGTGCGTGTTAACCGTAAGAAACATCACCTAGAGCaactttttataaagaaaaaatacttttaacaAGTAAAGCAATCGCATTGAATCCGTATATTTTATAGCGTAAAACAagtataaaatctttttttttttaaattgtcatttcagggccttttgaAGCTTTCGTTGTAGGTATGAGGTATaacttttgctcattgttaaataaaaaaaaaaggtcaattgATGCACTATATAGTCTCTTcctgagagttgtctcattggcaatcaaattACTTCTATTTAAATTCAAGATGCAAATTTTGTGTTCGCAGTTACTACTGTTTGCTAGTTGAAAGCCAAATATTACaactaacaaataaataaacttttCCCAGACTAAAGAATCAATCAATACCCATCCAACAGATTTAATCTTGTTTGTAAAAACCACAACCTAGTATCGACAAGATATAGTACGATAACTGCATATccataaatatttagttttaaaaaaaattgattgaaaaaaaatctttgaaagaGTATCTGCTTTCCCCATTATGTTTTTATCGCGCCTTTCTTAGATATATTAACGGTCTATGCTGTTGACTTTTCGTCCTTGATCctaccaatcataccacatctaaatATCGTAATGTCTATAAGTCAAACTCTAAGGAAAAAAGTGAAGATCAAATCGTCTTGTCTTGGACATGGACTTGTATCGAAGATAAACTCATCGAAGatacaggattgaaattttatatttacaccagacgagcttttcgtctacaaaagactcatcagtgacgctcgaataaaaaaatgttaaaaaggcaaaataaactacgaagttaaaaagcattgaggactaaatattcctaaaaaaaatatGCCAATTACTGCtattaaggtaatctattcctgagatagaaaagccttagtatttcaaaaattcaaaaaagttttgttaacagttaatttatagttaTGAACATagcaatgataactcaagtcaacacagaagatGATTCTTAATATTCTTATACATATTGTTATCCGTAATAAATTAACTTTATATCCTGAAATACATAATAATCAAACTCAATAACTCCgaaatcattttaattttgatgtCGTAACGGGTGGCAACAAAACTAATCAGACAACAAAGACGTAAAGACGTAAGTTGCTCGAGAAGATTTGTCTGcggaaaaaacaataaaatatccatgataaatatgtttattatatatatacatattacaaCTATAGTATTTTCGAAAAGTTCAAGTTATTTGATGGCAGAAGAAATCAGCTATAGCACATGTATGAATGACTGACAGCTACGCATCGAAATTGGCATGACGATTGAATCCCCACATCTGTTGTCCAAAATAAGGACTGCCATGATAACTTTGAACATGTGGATTATGAAAACCTTGGTAATACTGATTATGTCTGTACACGTTTGGATTGTTGTTGGAACGTTGCTGCAAATTAGATTTTGGACTTTTTGCTGAGAAATTAGGGTGTGCCACCATTTTTTGGTGCTGATGATGTGGAGGTGATGGGGGTGGCTGAATATAAGCTGTAGATTCTTTATTAGGCACTGGTACAATGGCAACACCAGGAGGAACGTATTGTTGTGTTGGAGGTGGTACATATGCCATTTGTGGTGGAGTTGGTGGCCCGGTGGGAGGTGGTACATATGCCATATGTTGTGGTGTTGGTGGTCTGGTTGGTGCCGGTACGTATGCCGTTTGTGGAGGAGTTGGTGGTCGGGTGGGTGCTGGTACGTATGCCATTTGTGGTGGAGTTGGTGGTCGGGTGGGAGGCGGTACATATGCCATTTGTCTTGGAGGCGGTTGTTGTGTGGGTGCTGGTACCAAAGCTATTTGTCTTGGAGGCGGTGGTTGCGTGGGTGCTGGTACAACAGCCACTACCGCTGGGGCTTGTTGCTGCTGTGGTGGAGCTACAATAGCAACGACTTTTGCAGGTGGAGGTGGTGGTCGAGGATTCGCTACCACTACAACTGTATTGTCACCATCACTACCAGGTCTCGCGTGATTACAGTAGGCATACTGGTCAACTGGATGTTTAGTGCAGTGTGCGGAATTGTCTTGTCCACAAAAACAATTATTAACCAAATCAAAACTGAGAAAAGCTTCTCCATTATGATGTTTCTTACCACCATCGATACAGCTACCTGAAAAAGCAATATCGATTTATCAGTCTATAATCAAGTCAGTCATCTAAACAAGTGGATTAGAGACTATAAAGAGCCAGTGTCGCTCACCTAGGTCTACTATATGCCCATTTTCAACAACTGATACTCTCCCACATTGTAGAAAAGAATATAAATCACAACTAAATTTTCTTTTCGGTtgattttaaattgatttattttttatttttttaattttgttgctATTTACAAAAACTAAGGACATTGGCAACAAttagaaaacaaataacaatttcaTCAGTTGACCAAGTTGCTGCATGTCTTGATTTGCGGATCATTTTTGCTTTTAAATTTCTATCTATCTAATAGTCCAATATGCAATGCAAAGGGATGAAATTAGTCATCATTAAGACCAATAACTGATATACTGAGTTGGTCATCAATGTTTACTGATTTGTATATCTTGTTTTGGTATGGtttttgttcttaaaaaaaatcttttcctcaATTTGATGTGGAGGGGGGTTATATTGTGGTCAAGCtgatgaccaaaaaaaaaatctatctatTTCCAGATTTTCCTATACCTTATATGAAATTGATAGcgcaaaaaaatatttgtatcttGTCATGCTAAtttttttcgttatttttgtCTTTTCTCTGGCTATTTCAGTTTTCAAGGTAAAAGGTAGACAAACATTAATTATTTTAGAGCTTTCAAGAGAAGTCGTCTGCAAGTTTTTATACAAATGGCAGTAAGTAGATCTCAAGGTTCTGATAATTGTTTACCTATTAGGTCAAACTTTCTATATTCTTAGCGTTTTCCAGCCAcaaggttctatttttagtcacATGATGGGAAAATAACTCACTTTTCCCTTCGGAGAGTGTTAGATACAACAAAACAATATCAATTTAGAATACGATACACCAGTTACCAAAATAACACTATATCAATTTATCATACAAAATAACACAATATCAATTTATCATACAAAATTACACAATATCAATTTATCATACAAAATAACACAATATCAATTTATCATACGATACGGTTaccaaaaaaaataaggaaaatatcAGTCTAGTTTACAATACAGTTCCCTCAAATAAAGCAATATCAATCTAGTTTACAATACAGTTCCCTCAAATAAAGCAATATCAGTCTAGTTTACAATACAGTTCCCTCAAATAAAGCAATATCAATCTAGTTTACAATACAGTTCCCTCAAATAAAGCAATATCAGTCTAGTTTACAATACAGTTCCCTCAAATAAAGCAATATCAGTCTAGTTTACAATACAGTTCCCTCAAATAAAGCAATATCAATCTAGTTTACAATACAGTTCCCTCAAATAAAGCAATATCAGTCTAGTTTACAATACAGTTCCCTCAAATAAAGCAATATCAGTCTAGTTTACAATACAGTTCCCTCAAATAAAGCAATATCAATCTAGTTTACAATACAGTTCCCTCAAATAAAGCAATATCAGTCTAGTTTACAATACAGTTCCCTCAAATAAAGCAATATCAATCTAGTTTACAATACAGTTCCCTCAAATAAAGCAATATCAGTCTAGTTTACAATACAGTTCCCTCAAATAAAGCAATATCAGTCTAGTTTACAATACAGTTCCCTCAAATAAAGCAATATCAATCTAGTTTACAATACAGTTCCCTCAAATAAAGCAATATCAGTCTAGTTTACAATACAGTTCCCTCAAATAAAGCAATATCAGTCTAGTTTACAATACAGTTCCCTCAAATAAAGCAATATCAATCTAGTTTACAATACAGTTCCCTCAAATAAAGCAATATCAGTCTAGTTTACAATACAGTTCCCTCAAATAAAGCAATATCAGTCTAGTTTACAATACAGTTCCCTCAAATAAAGCAATATCAATCTAGTTTACAATACAGTTCCCTCAAATAAAGCAATATCAGTCTAGTTTACAATACAGTTCCCTCAAATAAAGCAATATCAGTCTAGTTTACAATACAGTTCCCTCAAATAAAGCAATATCAATCTAGTTTACAATACAGTTCCCTCAAATAAAGCAATATCAGTCTAGTTTACAATACAGTTCCCTCAAATAAAGCAATATCAGTCTAGTTTACAATACAGTTCCCTCAAATAAAGCAATATCAATCTAGTTTACAATACAGTTCCCTCAAATAAAGCAATATCAGTCTAGTTTACAATACAGTTCCCTCAAATAAAGCAATATCAGTCTAGTTTACAATACAGTTCCCTCAAATAAAGCAATATCAATCTAGTTTACAATACAGTTCCCTCAAATAAAGCAATATCAGTCTAGTTTACAATACAGTTCCCTCAAATAAAGCAATATCAATCTAGTTTACAATACAGTTCCCTCAAATAAAGCAATATCAGTCTAGTTTACAATACAGTTCCCTCAAATAAAGCAATATCAATCTAGTTTACAATACAGTTCCCTCAAATAAAGCAATATCAGTCTAGTTTACAATACAGTTCCCTCAAATAAAGCAATATCAATCTAGTTTACAATACAGTTCCCTCAAATAAAGCAATATCAATCTAGTTTACAATACAGTTTCCTTAAATAAAGCAATAGCAATCTAGTTTACAATACAGTTTCCTTAAATAAAGCAATATCAATTAATGAGACGATACATAGTcaatcaaattatataaaaacaatatcaatTTGTCATACTTTATTACAAAGTCTTGAAATAAAGCAATACGACACAATAACTTCAAATGAACAAATTGTAACTATGGTTTTAGAATGTTAAGCATTTTCGGCCaagtatttgatatattttactaATGCAGTGATTTGCAGTGTATGCATTCTAGGCTTCTTAACTTaaactacaaaccattaaagggCGGACAGATTAACAGCACCTTCTAACCTTTCAAGGGTGTTTAACGTGCTCAGAGTGTTGCACTCTCTATATACATGAAATATCGGATGTACAGTTACAggtacggtggcagaatgcggccatgaaagaaaaaaaattatgttgttccctcaagatactatgtcgttccctcaagatgctatgtcgttcccacaagatagttatttcgttccctcaagatactatgtcgttccttcAAGATAGTTATcgcgttccctcaagatactatgtcgttccctcaagatagttatctcgttccctcaagataattatctcgttccctcaagatactatgtcgttccctcaagatgttatgttgttccctcaagatactatgtcgttccctcaagatgatatgtcgtaCCCACAAGATAGTTGTCTCGTTCtttcaagatactatgtcgttccctcaagaaagttatctcgttccctcaagatattatgtcgttccctcaagatagttatctcgttccctcaacatagcaatacaattatattgatttattctttatttccaaCTTCGAAACGGTGGAGTAAAGACGTGGAGTTACTTCCAATtcactttttaatcaaatgcggAACAAATTATGCAAGAACGAGAAATTAAGACCACCGACACGAAACACGGTAAATAAATAAGGGTAAATACGAAGCACGCACATcgaaccaaacacgagaaaacgagaaataaaacaccAAATCACGAAAACACGTAAAATGaaaaggccgaaaacgttgcacgaaaataaccctttaccaccctcttagaaaataaaattaaaaatgagccacaaaatgttttatcatctcctattcctggatttctaatacattaacctaactgtttgtgttgtacatgtgcatatgtatgtaatcagtatcttccttagatttaattttcaaatgttaaaagggtgaaaaataattccttttctgtgtatccatggcaacattctgcatttatttaccataaaatattgcaaaaagggggtaaacatgcttgtcacatatccccccaaaatttggatcaaactagaatttcaatgcctttgagtgatacctttttagaaactgttttcataaatcttcctaatgatcaaataaaaaatgggtgtctttcgcctaattttttcgtaaaatctaatcacaaagttcgtgcgacaaaaagttggaaaaaaacattacaaaaattgccggaccaatgtatggtatggacatacaaatacggactgtcatacagaaaacagcctatattacatacattatatgatcttggtgttcatataaacccaatacgaaggctattttaatactcagctatccaaaaatgaattttattgcacactagctcttacatttgaaaaatcctcaggggccaaaatgcgaaaatacacatctaactgtggagtgctacctttactgggactccgggatcgggtgtttttaagctcgggatttcgggattgaccctttcggatccgggaattctttttttcgaattacgggacgtcgggatttactttatttaaattcgggatttcgagatttcgtgtttttaagcccgggatttctggatcaggacccctcctatcccctctcagttattctctttaaatacagaattattatatcattattattatgcaaatattctACTTTTGGGATCTGGCCACGTCTACAGTTCCGCTTCGAAGGGCGAAATGAAtcatatatcaatacaattttaaaatctagAGGGAACCAGATAACTATCTTGAGAGAACagcatagtatcttgagggaacgacatagcatcttgagggaacaacataacatcttgagggaacgacatagtatcttgagggaacgagataactttcttgagggaacaacataacatcttgagggaacgacatagtatcttgagggaacgagataactatcttgagggaacaacataacatcttgagggaacgacatatatatagtatcttgagggaacgagataactatcttgagggaacaacataacatcttgagggaacgtcatagtatcttgagggaacgacatagcatcttgagggaacgagataactatcttgagggaacaacataacatcttgagggaacgacatagtatcttgagggaacaacataatttatttttctttcatggccgcattctgccaccgtatacag
It includes:
- the LOC139513732 gene encoding uncharacterized protein isoform X1; protein product: MLFVFFTSICVVNVFALVPIPLEPQTPCFTHFGECLRYCPGERIPDLEGIESSCITNTAGYQFCKFYHCPPAKCRGKKKDLYGKCYYCPGSCIDGGKKHHNGEAFLSFDLVNNCFCGQDNSAHCTKHPVDQYAYCNHARPGSDGDNTVVVVANPRPPPPPAKVVAIVAPPQQQQAPAVVAVVPAPTQPPPPRQIALVPAPTQQPPPRQMAYVPPPTRPPTPPQMAYVPAPTRPPTPPQTAYVPAPTRPPTPQHMAYVPPPTGPPTPPQMAYVPPPTQQYVPPGVAIVPVPNKESTAYIQPPPSPPHHQHQKMVAHPNFSAKSPKSNLQQRSNNNPNVYRHNQYYQGFHNPHVQSYHGSPYFGQQMWGFNRHANFDA